From the Maioricimonas rarisocia genome, one window contains:
- a CDS encoding DUF1559 domain-containing protein, producing the protein MSPQQAKIAWGTLLASVMVFCVALSVGRTQSQDRADASSGSPAVETLLPADAIIYVGWDGTDAHQGAWHATAAYESLYESGLSDVMKKLVVFLINQGGINSRDVVPLLDQISTKGLSMAVSIPEQGPPLPQAVVVVHEGKQFGDFLTRFIERAGRGELEVQRREVSGRQVTSFMLPPGGPPVEFGWWAEGNHLVIAGGINIVESTIAIADGDSPNITTHSLWKQAREAEFEVSLASWIDFAAVRARFGEFPIPHPDPNVQMLTINRVLQALGMENLGPLVYHSGYQGRALMSEMFLDAPAPRTGLLALWDRQPMSIDDLPPMPANTPGFYARNLDWSELYSSLYSMMQDVATLGPPDAADQLDAMYDQIPAVLGIDLEEDLFEPLGDVVCIYGDQAQGFFGFGAVLAIKVDDPAKLKGTISNLMLRLAATAGPEILVRSVSKHGREITVLQSAEVPVAPSLVVDDDWLVIGLTSQAVESFLLRKDGRLPRWEATGEYQEALAQMPDQFTGLTVTDPRETVKSLLGFAPMMMTFMQFGMNQASRFGQPAPGMPFLADEIPPTELVTGPLFPNVAVCSVDDDGIRWSARTSIPSIPFATSLGGGSSVAVTGTLVALLLPAVQQARTAARRSQSRNNMKQIGLAMHNYHDTFKHFPPGAHPNDDLEVEERLSWLADILPFIEQAALYEQTDFDKAWDANGNAIVAGTVIPAYINPQHPGPHVTEDGRAVTHYVGMAGVGEDGPTLPAGHPRAGVFAYDRATRFRDITDGTSNTIAVSEASGITGPWSRAGKSTIRPLTEQPYVNGPDGLGKAFRGGMNVLMCDGSVRFVSENIDPTVMENLVKMADGNVLGDF; encoded by the coding sequence ATGTCACCGCAGCAGGCGAAGATCGCGTGGGGCACATTGCTGGCCTCCGTCATGGTGTTTTGTGTTGCGCTCTCTGTCGGGCGGACCCAGTCGCAGGATCGTGCCGACGCGTCATCCGGCTCGCCGGCCGTCGAGACGCTGCTGCCGGCCGACGCCATCATCTACGTAGGGTGGGATGGGACGGACGCTCATCAGGGAGCATGGCATGCAACCGCCGCGTACGAGTCGCTTTATGAGAGCGGTCTCTCTGATGTCATGAAGAAACTCGTGGTGTTTCTGATCAATCAGGGAGGCATCAACTCCCGCGATGTCGTTCCGCTGCTTGATCAGATCTCCACGAAGGGGCTCTCGATGGCCGTTTCGATTCCCGAGCAGGGCCCCCCCCTGCCCCAGGCGGTCGTCGTCGTCCACGAAGGAAAACAGTTCGGCGACTTCCTGACACGGTTTATCGAACGGGCGGGCCGCGGCGAACTCGAAGTGCAGCGCAGAGAGGTCTCGGGACGCCAGGTCACGAGCTTCATGCTTCCCCCCGGCGGTCCCCCCGTCGAGTTCGGATGGTGGGCCGAAGGAAACCATCTGGTGATCGCCGGTGGCATCAACATCGTCGAGTCGACGATCGCCATCGCAGACGGCGACTCTCCCAACATCACGACACATTCTCTCTGGAAGCAGGCCCGCGAGGCCGAGTTCGAGGTCTCACTTGCAAGCTGGATCGATTTCGCGGCCGTACGGGCCCGCTTCGGCGAGTTTCCGATTCCGCATCCCGATCCCAACGTCCAGATGCTGACCATTAATCGCGTCCTGCAGGCGCTGGGGATGGAGAACCTCGGACCGCTGGTCTACCACTCCGGCTACCAGGGGCGGGCACTCATGTCGGAGATGTTTCTCGACGCGCCCGCCCCGCGGACGGGGCTGCTCGCGCTCTGGGATCGGCAGCCGATGTCGATTGACGATCTGCCCCCGATGCCCGCGAACACCCCCGGCTTCTACGCCCGCAACCTCGACTGGTCGGAACTGTACAGCTCGCTCTACTCGATGATGCAGGATGTCGCGACGCTCGGCCCGCCCGACGCTGCCGATCAGCTCGACGCCATGTACGACCAGATTCCGGCCGTCCTCGGGATCGACCTCGAAGAGGATCTGTTCGAGCCGCTCGGAGATGTTGTCTGCATCTACGGCGACCAGGCTCAGGGGTTCTTTGGTTTTGGTGCCGTGCTGGCCATCAAAGTGGACGACCCTGCAAAGCTCAAAGGCACGATTTCGAACCTGATGCTCCGCCTGGCCGCGACAGCCGGACCGGAGATTCTGGTCCGCTCCGTTTCGAAGCACGGCCGCGAGATAACGGTCCTGCAGTCTGCCGAAGTTCCGGTTGCTCCCTCACTCGTTGTCGACGACGACTGGTTGGTGATCGGACTGACGTCTCAGGCCGTCGAGTCGTTCCTGCTCCGCAAGGACGGACGCCTGCCCCGCTGGGAAGCGACGGGCGAGTACCAGGAAGCGCTCGCACAGATGCCGGACCAGTTCACTGGCCTGACGGTGACCGATCCCCGCGAAACAGTGAAGTCACTGCTTGGCTTCGCCCCGATGATGATGACGTTCATGCAGTTCGGCATGAATCAGGCATCTCGCTTCGGGCAGCCGGCTCCCGGCATGCCGTTCCTGGCCGACGAAATCCCGCCGACCGAACTGGTGACCGGGCCGCTCTTTCCCAACGTGGCGGTCTGTTCGGTCGATGACGACGGCATCCGCTGGAGTGCACGGACGTCGATTCCTTCGATACCGTTCGCCACCAGTCTGGGGGGCGGCAGCAGTGTCGCCGTGACGGGGACGCTGGTGGCCCTGCTTCTCCCCGCTGTCCAGCAGGCCCGCACTGCGGCCCGGCGGTCCCAGTCGCGGAACAACATGAAGCAGATCGGTCTGGCGATGCACAACTACCACGATACCTTCAAGCATTTCCCGCCGGGAGCTCATCCCAACGATGACCTCGAAGTCGAGGAACGCCTCAGCTGGCTGGCCGACATCCTGCCGTTCATCGAGCAGGCGGCACTCTACGAGCAGACCGACTTTGACAAGGCGTGGGATGCGAACGGCAATGCCATCGTCGCCGGCACCGTGATCCCCGCCTACATCAATCCTCAGCATCCCGGGCCGCACGTTACCGAGGATGGACGTGCGGTGACCCATTACGTCGGCATGGCGGGAGTTGGGGAAGACGGCCCCACGCTGCCGGCCGGCCATCCCAGGGCGGGCGTCTTTGCCTACGATCGGGCGACCCGCTTCCGCGATATCACCGACGGAACGTCCAATACGATCGCCGTCAGCGAGGCGTCCGGGATCACCGGCCCCTGGTCCAGGGCCGGCAAGTCGACCATCCGGCCGCTGACCGAACAGCCTTACGTCAACGGGCCGGACGGTCTCGGGAAAGCGTTCCGTGGTGGCATGAACGTACTGATGTGTGACGGCTCAGTCCGGTTCGTTTCGGAGAACATCGACCCGACTGTGATGGAGAACCTCGTCAAAATGGCCGACGGGAATGTCCTCGGAGATTTCTGA
- a CDS encoding PD40 domain-containing protein → MNVRKKLAVLVVASWCGFVSATHAGPPDRTSPNDATPVVPGVSRAAEPSSPLRSADRIVVAASRNGKNGLFVSGDDDEDWRRLTSGPQDLVPRWSPGGDRIAFLTARATDAAVQPPDLAFHWFLETVRPDGTERARVTPVPVSLSYEWSPDGAQLVFASSHEDERNRGIDGIVSSAIHVVDIDGENLHRLTEVTGMARSPAWSPDGRHLGWIESGGGSSELVVADADGTSRRALIRNALIESPPVWSPDGKRIAVLCRARQNNEGLRFVTLDSETAPDEPTLAEDAATGRPIQWTEAGFLLLKTKTGCAVLDVRGEIPTATLANPPGRMLDPQLTGAGTGIYFRSIRNGRLHLLRSSTDGRRHVDLTGSLQDVSSFDVLPAAGGTKSIQGHTGTVRDVAISPDRQWVISCSTDRTIRRRNLLTLREQGRINSDMSLQGVGYFDDDASFVYGTGLLLCDFRNERLTRTIQPLVRDCAILDDPGEVVIASSGNRLERWNVRNRSKSEPFPQATGYASLHRIAGSADGARLITAGVRRSSESDAAKRTHFVSLWDGTRRWQQQKLEGHNSNYRINAVAMTRDGSRAIAASANGDVLIWNSVSGELLHRVRRQGTANDLAVSLDGNRVLVAMGQRSAGPPHPGDPGENLVVHLDLANGVVLDLLRGHAAEVTCVALSPHGRFAVSGDSNGVLHRWTLPDQPRRP, encoded by the coding sequence ATGAATGTCCGAAAGAAGCTGGCAGTTCTGGTTGTTGCATCCTGGTGCGGTTTTGTGTCGGCGACACATGCCGGCCCGCCCGATCGCACCTCGCCCAATGACGCGACTCCGGTTGTTCCCGGCGTTTCGCGGGCAGCCGAACCGTCCTCACCACTTCGCAGTGCCGACCGGATCGTCGTTGCCGCAAGCCGGAACGGTAAGAACGGTCTGTTCGTATCAGGCGATGACGACGAGGACTGGCGACGGCTCACAAGTGGGCCGCAGGATCTCGTTCCCCGCTGGTCGCCCGGTGGGGACCGAATCGCTTTTCTGACGGCCCGCGCGACAGATGCTGCCGTACAACCACCTGATCTGGCGTTTCACTGGTTCCTCGAGACGGTCAGACCGGATGGTACTGAACGGGCACGGGTGACGCCGGTTCCGGTCAGTCTGTCGTACGAATGGTCGCCCGACGGGGCGCAGTTGGTATTCGCCTCTTCACACGAAGATGAACGCAACCGCGGGATCGATGGCATCGTCTCGTCGGCCATCCATGTCGTCGACATTGACGGCGAGAACCTGCACCGGTTGACCGAGGTCACCGGCATGGCCCGTTCGCCGGCGTGGTCACCGGACGGTCGCCACCTCGGCTGGATCGAGAGCGGCGGCGGTTCGAGTGAACTGGTCGTCGCGGATGCCGACGGAACCAGCCGCCGAGCGCTCATCCGAAATGCCCTCATCGAGTCGCCGCCTGTCTGGTCGCCGGATGGGAAGCGGATCGCGGTGCTGTGTCGCGCCCGCCAGAACAACGAGGGACTCAGGTTCGTCACTCTGGACAGCGAAACGGCCCCCGACGAACCGACGCTGGCCGAAGACGCAGCGACCGGGCGGCCGATCCAGTGGACCGAGGCCGGCTTCCTGCTGCTGAAGACGAAAACCGGCTGCGCCGTCCTCGACGTCCGGGGAGAGATCCCGACGGCGACGCTGGCCAATCCTCCCGGACGGATGCTGGACCCGCAACTGACGGGGGCCGGGACGGGGATTTACTTTCGTTCGATTCGAAACGGGCGGCTGCATCTGCTTCGCAGCAGTACCGACGGCCGCAGACATGTGGATCTGACCGGTTCCCTGCAGGATGTCAGCAGCTTCGACGTCCTGCCTGCAGCCGGTGGGACGAAGTCGATACAGGGCCATACGGGCACGGTGCGGGACGTGGCCATCTCACCCGACAGACAGTGGGTCATCTCCTGCTCGACCGATCGAACCATCCGCCGCCGCAACCTGCTGACGCTTCGTGAACAGGGCCGCATCAATTCGGACATGAGTCTGCAGGGAGTGGGGTACTTCGACGACGATGCTTCTTTTGTCTACGGGACCGGTCTGCTTCTGTGCGACTTCAGAAACGAACGCCTGACGCGCACGATTCAGCCTCTGGTACGTGACTGCGCCATACTCGACGATCCGGGGGAGGTCGTCATCGCCAGCAGTGGAAACCGCCTCGAGCGATGGAATGTCAGGAACCGCTCGAAGTCCGAACCGTTTCCGCAGGCAACCGGCTACGCATCGCTTCATCGAATCGCCGGCTCTGCGGACGGTGCGCGCCTGATTACCGCTGGCGTGCGGCGAAGTTCTGAAAGTGATGCGGCGAAGCGGACGCATTTCGTCTCGCTGTGGGACGGAACGAGACGCTGGCAACAGCAGAAACTGGAGGGGCACAATTCGAACTACCGCATCAACGCAGTGGCCATGACCCGCGACGGCTCACGCGCCATCGCGGCCAGCGCGAACGGAGACGTGCTGATCTGGAATTCCGTATCGGGCGAGCTGCTGCATCGCGTCCGCCGGCAGGGAACGGCCAACGATCTTGCCGTCTCACTCGACGGAAATCGCGTGCTGGTGGCCATGGGGCAGCGAAGCGCCGGACCTCCGCATCCGGGGGATCCCGGCGAGAATCTTGTCGTGCATCTCGATCTCGCGAACGGGGTCGTGCTTGACCTGCTGCGGGGGCATGCCGCAGAAGTCACCTGCGTGGCACTGTCACCTCACGGTCGATTCGCCGTCTCGGGTGACAGCAACGGCGTGCTGCACCGGTGGACGCTGCCGGACCAACCGCGTCGACCGTAG
- a CDS encoding PEP-CTERM sorting domain-containing protein, whose amino-acid sequence MRSRTLCPALILAITLLVAFPQDVRATMIFVDTSTGGGQVGAFYGPYTPGDDPPAGYPPILPPDNDPTFQNYFMGRSTISGFTTSERRAFFFFDTAGIAASIPAGETITDVVIALELLAGGTSVLANFTGDEEVVAFSSTSFSPGEILDPIAAGIPFEDIWDTFGSSTPYGEFTIFGPGSPTPTTDGTKLISLGGAIPDLTAAIAAGDIFVVTAKLLTYDPGPIGPTAPPPVVPYEYVFGLTDVVSPSGSLTAAPELTITTSASTATPIPEPSSFVLASIGVAFVAAARRRRRKA is encoded by the coding sequence ATGAGATCCCGCACGCTCTGCCCAGCCCTCATTCTTGCGATCACGCTTCTCGTGGCGTTCCCGCAGGACGTCCGGGCGACAATGATTTTTGTAGACACCAGTACCGGTGGCGGCCAGGTGGGAGCCTTCTACGGACCGTACACCCCCGGCGACGACCCACCTGCGGGCTATCCGCCGATCCTGCCCCCGGACAACGACCCAACCTTCCAGAACTACTTTATGGGCCGATCGACCATCTCGGGGTTCACCACCTCCGAGCGGCGGGCCTTCTTCTTCTTCGACACGGCGGGGATCGCAGCGTCGATCCCGGCCGGCGAGACGATCACCGATGTGGTCATCGCTCTGGAACTGCTGGCGGGCGGCACGAGCGTCCTGGCGAATTTCACGGGAGACGAAGAGGTCGTCGCTTTTTCGTCGACCAGTTTTTCACCCGGTGAGATTCTCGATCCGATCGCGGCAGGCATCCCGTTCGAAGACATCTGGGACACCTTCGGTTCGAGCACCCCCTACGGCGAATTCACGATCTTCGGCCCCGGCTCGCCGACTCCCACGACCGATGGGACGAAGCTGATTTCGCTGGGGGGCGCGATCCCCGACCTCACAGCCGCAATTGCCGCGGGGGACATCTTCGTCGTGACGGCCAAACTCCTCACGTACGACCCCGGACCGATCGGGCCAACCGCCCCGCCACCGGTCGTGCCATACGAGTACGTTTTCGGGCTGACCGACGTCGTTTCGCCGTCTGGATCGCTGACGGCAGCTCCGGAGCTGACGATCACGACTTCCGCCAGCACGGCCACGCCGATTCCCGAACCGTCGTCGTTCGTGCTCGCGTCGATCGGAGTGGCGTTCGTCGCGGCCGCTCGCAGACGCCGCCGCAAGGCCTGA
- a CDS encoding DUF1552 domain-containing protein, with protein MPIRNQPLSRRHFLKGTGASVALPLLGAMTPTFGAGVARASQPVSRFVAICGGLGFHAPFLFPDQPGREYELTQYLGRIAEHRDQFTVFSGLSHPEQNGNNGHASALTWLTSAQRPGLPGFRNTISLDQLMAHHLGGVTRLPYLCLANDGGSLSWTSNGINIPSQSSPAKLFKTLFVDGSEKEVADQMRDLRRGRSILDAVQDDARRLDKSLGQADQHKLDEYFTAIRDLEQRIGQSEAWTRRPKPVVDYEQPQDVADRNDIIARQRLMYDMMVLALQTDSTRVMTLSLGGMNAVPSNIPGVKTDWHNLSHHGKDDEKIAELRLIEEAEFDAFNRFLGQLRAVDENGRTLLDNTAVLFGSNLGNASAHDWRNLPIILAGGGYRHGNYVAHDAKDNTPLANLFVSLAQRMEIETDRFGSSTAESVRGLETV; from the coding sequence ATGCCGATTCGCAATCAGCCACTGTCCCGCCGGCACTTCCTCAAGGGGACGGGGGCCAGCGTCGCGCTGCCGCTGCTGGGAGCGATGACGCCCACTTTCGGCGCGGGGGTCGCCCGGGCATCGCAGCCGGTCTCGCGGTTCGTGGCGATCTGCGGGGGCCTCGGTTTTCATGCGCCGTTTCTGTTCCCCGACCAGCCGGGACGGGAGTACGAACTGACGCAGTATCTGGGCCGTATCGCCGAACATCGCGATCAGTTCACGGTGTTCTCGGGTCTGTCACATCCGGAACAGAACGGCAACAATGGTCACGCCTCGGCCCTCACGTGGCTCACGTCCGCACAGCGTCCGGGACTGCCGGGCTTCAGAAATACGATTTCGCTCGATCAGTTGATGGCGCATCACCTCGGCGGCGTCACCCGACTGCCGTACCTCTGTCTGGCGAACGACGGCGGCTCGCTTTCGTGGACCTCCAACGGGATCAACATCCCGTCGCAGTCTTCGCCGGCGAAGCTGTTCAAGACGCTGTTCGTCGACGGCTCGGAGAAGGAAGTGGCCGACCAGATGCGGGATCTCCGCCGGGGACGCAGCATTCTCGATGCCGTCCAGGATGATGCCCGCCGGCTCGACAAGTCGCTGGGCCAGGCTGACCAGCACAAGCTGGACGAGTACTTCACCGCCATTCGCGACCTGGAACAGCGGATCGGCCAGTCGGAAGCGTGGACGCGGCGGCCGAAACCGGTCGTCGACTACGAGCAGCCGCAGGACGTCGCCGACCGCAACGACATCATCGCACGTCAGCGGTTGATGTACGACATGATGGTCCTCGCACTGCAGACCGACTCAACGCGGGTGATGACGCTTTCGCTGGGCGGGATGAACGCCGTGCCGAGCAACATCCCCGGCGTGAAGACCGACTGGCACAACCTCTCGCACCACGGCAAGGATGACGAGAAGATCGCCGAGCTGCGGCTGATCGAAGAAGCGGAGTTCGACGCCTTCAACCGGTTTCTCGGTCAGCTGCGTGCTGTCGACGAGAACGGCCGGACGCTGCTGGACAACACGGCAGTACTGTTTGGCTCGAATCTGGGGAATGCCTCGGCTCACGACTGGCGGAACCTGCCAATCATCCTGGCCGGAGGTGGCTACCGTCACGGCAACTACGTCGCTCACGACGCGAAGGACAATACGCCGCTGGCCAACCTGTTCGTCTCCCTCGCGCAGCGGATGGAGATCGAGACCGACCGCTTCGGCAGCAGCACGGCCGAGAGTGTTCGCGGGCTGGAGACGGTTTGA
- a CDS encoding DUF1592 domain-containing protein, with amino-acid sequence MNRASSRYAQAAILFFCCLFVTSSTAFADDLHAGVEAFLSTHCSDCHADGAAEGGFELAALGTDLSDPAMMSRWIRVHDRVQSGEMPPPDADRPTAAARSQFLDRVAAPLSAAHATSKGTVLRRLNRREYQNTMNDLFGTQLDLEGLLPEDGRSHEFDNVGESLGLSMMHLQQYMDAAGQVLDASIASTSERPEADIIEASYRGTREGDTFIGKKWKELSDGAVVRFSGWGYPTGMMRSTNIRRPGRYRVKITGYAYQSDEPITFSVGGTSFARGSEKPTYGYFSFPPGNPGDKPAALEFETRIGTNYMLQIEPYGINDPQRYKRQSIDDYDGPGLAILAVHMEGPLVDEFPSRGHQLIFDGLERREVPPSNPSVRNKPWYKPVFEAVAENERQDVTNSLLRVAGAAFRQPVTEADIAPYLSLYFAERENGTSIEESLRTAVIAIFCSPRFLYLQEGEGRLDDYELAARLSYFLTRTHPDNELLELAAADRLASDAATLNAQTERLLQDPRFERFLVNFTDAWLDLREMDFTMPDGTLFPEFDAYLRWSMPLETREFVRELIDANLPVTNLVRSEFAMLNSRLARHYDLPSVAGSDIRRVDLPADSIRGGLLTQGAILKVTANGTNSSPVTRGAWVMERILGETPQPPPPGIPGVEPDIRGASTLRDLLDKHRNLVSCRACHQKIDPPGFALESFNPIGGYRQRYRSLGEGERVSLEIEGRKVRYRLGPEVDASGQLPDGRPFADYLEFRDLLAGEADLLARTLTKKLLTFATGRELGFSDRPEIERIVAASREQGHGVRDLIHLVVSSEIFQHK; translated from the coding sequence ATGAACCGGGCCAGTTCCCGATACGCTCAGGCTGCGATCCTCTTCTTCTGCTGTCTGTTCGTAACGTCATCGACGGCGTTCGCAGACGACTTGCACGCCGGCGTCGAAGCATTTCTCAGCACACACTGCAGCGACTGCCATGCGGATGGCGCGGCCGAAGGTGGATTCGAACTGGCCGCGCTCGGAACCGATCTGAGCGATCCGGCCATGATGTCCCGCTGGATTCGAGTGCATGACCGCGTGCAGTCGGGAGAGATGCCGCCCCCGGATGCCGATCGACCGACGGCTGCTGCACGGTCACAGTTTCTCGATCGCGTGGCCGCCCCGCTGTCGGCCGCACACGCAACGTCGAAAGGGACGGTCCTTCGTCGCCTGAATCGCCGCGAATACCAGAACACGATGAACGATCTGTTCGGCACGCAGCTGGATCTCGAAGGACTGCTGCCCGAGGACGGTCGTTCACACGAGTTCGACAACGTGGGGGAATCGCTCGGCCTGTCGATGATGCATCTGCAGCAGTACATGGACGCAGCCGGTCAGGTTCTCGACGCGTCGATTGCCAGCACGTCCGAGCGTCCCGAGGCGGACATCATCGAGGCGAGCTACCGGGGCACGCGCGAGGGGGATACGTTTATCGGCAAGAAGTGGAAAGAGCTCTCTGACGGGGCTGTCGTCCGCTTCAGCGGCTGGGGGTATCCGACCGGAATGATGCGGAGTACCAACATTCGCCGGCCGGGGCGGTACCGCGTGAAGATCACCGGCTATGCGTATCAGTCCGATGAGCCGATCACGTTTTCCGTCGGCGGCACCAGCTTCGCCCGTGGATCGGAGAAACCGACGTACGGTTACTTCTCCTTCCCGCCAGGCAATCCGGGAGACAAACCGGCAGCACTCGAGTTCGAAACCCGAATCGGCACCAATTACATGCTGCAGATCGAGCCGTACGGCATTAACGATCCGCAGCGTTACAAACGGCAATCGATCGACGACTACGACGGACCGGGGCTGGCGATTCTTGCCGTCCACATGGAAGGACCGCTGGTCGACGAATTCCCCTCGCGCGGCCATCAGCTGATCTTCGACGGACTCGAGCGGCGGGAGGTACCGCCCTCCAATCCGTCCGTCAGAAACAAGCCCTGGTACAAGCCGGTCTTCGAGGCTGTCGCGGAGAACGAACGGCAGGATGTCACCAATTCGCTCCTGCGGGTCGCCGGGGCCGCCTTCCGACAACCGGTGACCGAAGCCGACATCGCTCCCTACCTGTCGCTGTACTTTGCCGAGCGGGAGAACGGCACCTCGATCGAAGAGTCGCTACGGACCGCCGTCATCGCAATCTTCTGCTCCCCCCGATTCCTGTATCTGCAGGAGGGAGAGGGCCGGCTGGATGACTATGAACTGGCCGCGAGGCTGTCGTATTTCCTCACCCGGACACATCCGGACAACGAACTGCTCGAACTGGCTGCCGCCGATCGACTGGCCAGCGATGCCGCGACGCTAAATGCCCAGACCGAGCGGCTGCTGCAGGATCCCAGGTTCGAACGGTTTCTGGTCAACTTCACCGACGCCTGGCTCGACCTGCGGGAGATGGATTTCACAATGCCGGACGGCACCCTCTTTCCGGAGTTCGATGCGTATCTCCGCTGGTCGATGCCGCTGGAAACACGGGAGTTCGTCCGAGAGTTGATCGACGCAAACCTGCCGGTCACGAACCTCGTTCGTTCGGAATTCGCGATGCTCAACAGCCGGCTGGCCCGGCACTACGATTTGCCCTCCGTCGCAGGTTCTGACATTCGTCGGGTCGACCTGCCGGCCGATTCGATTCGCGGAGGCCTGCTCACGCAGGGAGCGATCCTGAAGGTGACGGCGAACGGCACGAACTCGTCACCGGTAACCCGCGGCGCGTGGGTGATGGAGCGGATTCTTGGCGAGACGCCGCAACCGCCTCCGCCGGGCATACCGGGTGTCGAACCGGACATCCGTGGTGCGTCGACTCTGCGGGATCTGCTCGACAAGCACCGCAATCTCGTCAGTTGCAGGGCGTGCCATCAGAAGATCGATCCCCCTGGTTTCGCTCTGGAGTCATTCAACCCGATCGGCGGATATCGTCAGCGATACCGGTCACTCGGCGAGGGGGAGCGGGTCAGTCTGGAGATCGAAGGACGAAAGGTCCGATACCGGCTGGGTCCGGAGGTGGATGCCTCGGGGCAGTTGCCGGACGGCCGGCCCTTCGCGGACTACCTGGAGTTCCGCGATCTGCTGGCAGGCGAGGCGGACCTGCTCGCCCGGACGCTGACAAAGAAGCTGCTGACGTTTGCCACCGGCCGCGAGCTCGGATTTTCCGACCGGCCGGAGATCGAGCGGATCGTCGCCGCCTCCCGAGAGCAGGGACACGGCGTTCGCGATCTGATCCACCTGGTTGTTTCAAGCGAAATCTTTCAGCACAAATAG
- a CDS encoding RNA polymerase sigma factor — protein sequence MDHASHSSRSDAASCDPFATTRWSVVVAARGSGDESAAALEDLCQAYWYPIYAYIRRRSRDIHEAQDLTQAFFGQILEQRTIAAADQQRGRFRAFLLTACRRFLINESERTGAAKRGGGRRVLSLDFELGESRYGTQAVDTENPERIYEQQWALTLLGRVLERLQHEMTSKGKSDQFDVLKVFLSGTPRDGSLAAAAGQLGMSEGAAKVAAHRMRQRYRELLRGEIAATLADPSETEDEIRSLFAVLGG from the coding sequence ATGGATCACGCCTCTCACAGTTCCCGATCCGACGCGGCTTCCTGCGATCCGTTCGCGACCACGCGATGGAGCGTCGTTGTCGCTGCGCGGGGATCGGGAGACGAATCTGCCGCTGCCCTCGAAGATCTCTGTCAGGCCTACTGGTATCCGATCTACGCCTACATCCGGCGACGCAGCCGCGACATCCACGAAGCCCAGGATCTGACGCAGGCATTCTTCGGACAGATCCTGGAGCAGCGGACGATCGCCGCCGCCGATCAGCAGCGGGGACGGTTTCGGGCCTTCCTGCTCACGGCTTGCCGACGATTCCTCATTAACGAGTCGGAGCGAACCGGAGCCGCGAAACGGGGAGGCGGGCGTCGAGTTCTCTCGCTCGATTTCGAGCTGGGCGAGTCCCGCTACGGCACTCAGGCAGTCGATACGGAGAATCCCGAGCGAATCTATGAGCAGCAGTGGGCACTGACGCTCCTCGGACGCGTGCTCGAGCGGTTGCAGCACGAGATGACCTCGAAAGGAAAATCGGATCAGTTCGATGTTCTTAAGGTGTTTCTGTCGGGAACACCGCGGGACGGCAGCCTGGCCGCAGCGGCGGGACAGCTCGGGATGAGCGAAGGAGCCGCCAAGGTGGCTGCTCATCGCATGCGGCAGCGGTATCGCGAACTTCTCCGCGGCGAAATCGCAGCGACGCTCGCCGACCCCTCAGAGACGGAGGACGAAATCCGGAGTCTCTTTGCGGTTCTCGGAGGCTGA